The following proteins are co-located in the Neomonachus schauinslandi chromosome 8, ASM220157v2, whole genome shotgun sequence genome:
- the LOC110583457 gene encoding trace amine-associated receptor 2-like, whose amino-acid sequence MYSFMAGAIFITVLGNLATIISISYFKQLHTPTNFLILSMAVTDFLLGLTIMPYSMVRSVETCWYFGLTFCKIHYSFDLMLSIMSIFHLCSVAIDRFYAICYPLHHSTKITIPLIKWLLLLCWLVPGAFAFGVVFSEAYANGIEGYDILVACSSSCPVMFNKLWGTTLFMAGFFTPGSVMVGIYDKIFAVLRKHPCTTNNLPEN is encoded by the coding sequence ATGTATTCATTTATGGCAGGAGCCATATTCATCACGGTGCTTGGCAATCTTGCCACGATCATTTCCATTTCCTACTTCAAGCAGCTTCACACACCAACCAACTTCCTCATCCTCTCCATGGCAGTCACTGATTTCCTCCTGGGGCTTACCATCATGCCCTATAGTATGGTCAGATCAGTGGAGACTTGCTGGTATTTCGGGCTTACATTTTGCAAGATTCATTATAGTTTTGACCTgatgcttagcataatgtccatTTTCCATCTTTGCTCAGTGGCCATTGATAGATTTTATGCTATCTGTTACCCTTTACATCATTCCACGAAAATAACAATTCCCCTCATTAAGTGGTTGCTACTTCTCTGCTGGTTGGTTCCCGGAGCATTCGCTTTTGGGGTGGTCTTCTCCGAGGCCTATGCCAATGGGATAGAAGGCTATGATATCTTGGTGGCTTGTTCCAGTTCCTGTCCAGTGATGTTCAACAAGCTATGGGGGACCACCTTGTTTATGGCAGGTTTCTTCACTCCAGGGTCTGTGATGGTGGGGATTTATGACAAGATTTTTGCAGTATTGAGAAAACATCCTTGTACAACCAATAACTtgccagaaaattaa